A window of the Lactuca sativa cultivar Salinas chromosome 7, Lsat_Salinas_v11, whole genome shotgun sequence genome harbors these coding sequences:
- the LOC111900497 gene encoding U-box domain-containing protein 6: MGEEDGPGLFHHKKQTLIDEISGKIINGDLLTKIHAAREIRSMIRNRNSSDKIRTKLAAAGVIQPLVLMLYSRNHDAREVSLLALLNLASRNERNKEQIVTCGAIPPLVELLKFQNTNTLRELATASILTLSTASPNKKTIIDSGVIPLLIQILSCGTVQGRVDSVTALHNLLTSQQPPLIPDAKAIPPLINLLKECKKSSKFAEKTTSLIQIISQSEEGKSAITNTQDGILTLVETIEDGSLVSTEHAVTTLLTMCVSCRSKYRELILNEGAIPGLLRLTVYGSEEAQEKARTLLDLLRESSSEKRLSSSVLEKIVHDIASRVDGSDKTVETAKSLLQDMVQRSMEVGMSEIQIRASSSSSS; encoded by the exons ATGGGAGAGGAAGATGGGCCAGGGCTATTCCATCACAAGAAACAAACACTAATCGATGAAATCTCCGGTAAGATCATCAACGGCGATCTCCTCACCAAGATTCACGCCGCAAGGGAGATTCGGAGCATGATTCGAAACAGAAATTCCTCCGATAAGATTCGTACTAAGCTCGCTGCTGCCGGCGTTATTCAGCCTCTCGTTCTCATGCTCTACTCCAGAAATCACGATGCTCGCGAAGTTTCCTTACTTGCACTCCTCAATCTCGCCTCCAGAAACGAACG AAACAAAGAACAAATAGTGACATGTGGTGCTATCCCTCCTCTTGTGGAACTTCTCAAATTCCAAAACACCAACACCTTACGTGAACTAGCCACTGCTTCAATTCTAACACTATCAACAGCCTCACCAAACAAAAAGACCATAATAGACTCTGGAGTCATCCCACTACTCATCCAAATCCTCAGCTGTGGAACCGTTCAAGGCCGAGTCGACTCAGTCACCGCCCTCCACAACCTCTTAACCTCACAACAACCACCATTAATCCCCGATGCTAAAGCCATCCCCCCTCTCATCAACCTCTTAAAAGAATGCAAAAAATCCTCCAAATTCGCTGAAAAAACCACATCTTTAATCCAAATCATCTCacaatctgaagaagggaaatcCGCAATTACAAACACTCAAGATGGGATTTTAACATTAGTGGAAACGATTGAAGATGGATCTTTAGTAAGCACAGAACATGCAGTTACTACTTTGCTTACAATGTGTGTAAGCTGTAGAAGTAAATACAGGGAACTTATATTGAATGAAGGTGCGATTCCTGGGTTATTGAGGTTAACTGTTTATGGAAGTGAAGAAGCACAAGAGAAAGCTAGGACACTTTTGGATTTACTTAGGGAGTCTTCTTCAGAAAAGAGATTGAGTTCATCGGTTCTTGAGAAGATTGTTCATGATATTGCATCAAGGGTTGATGGATCGGATAAAACTGTAGAAACTGCTAAAAGTTTGTTGCAAGATATGGTTCAAAGAAGTATGGAAGTTGGTATGAGTGAGATCCAAATAAgggcttcttcttcttcatcaagttAA
- the LOC111900498 gene encoding probable E3 ubiquitin-protein ligase XERICO has product MGLSPYSNPSDAGVLCVILVNTAMSISIMKEIVCSILHVVGLRVASSPSSSNQGSPEASERRGSPSETYMEEFRSRTPSLRYISLRRPTKQECSVCLTEFKPDSEINKLSCGHVFHKSCLEKWLKCWNITCPLCRNHMMISKEMEENNTCPM; this is encoded by the coding sequence ATGGGGCTCTCGCCATACTCAAACCCATCGGATGCAGGAGTGTTGTGCGTAATTCTGGTTAACACAGCTATGTCGATATCAATCATGAAGGAAATAGTTTGTTCGATTCTTCATGTGGTGGGGTTACGTGTAGCGTCATCGCCATCATCATCCAATCAAGGCTCGCCGGAAGCTTCTGAGCGCCGGGGAAGTCCGTCGGAGACGTACATGGAGGAGTTCAGAAGCCGGACGCCGTCGCTCCGTTACATCTCCCTCCGTCGTCCCACCAAACAAGAATGCTCCGTTTGCTTAACGGAGTTTAAACCAGATTCAGAGATAAATAAGCTTTCGTGTGGGCATGTTTTTCATAAATCCTGCCTTGAAAAATGGCTAAAATGCTGGAACATTACTTGCCCTCTCTGTAGAAACCACATGATGATTTCTAAAGAAATGGAAGAAAACAACACTTGCCCGATGTGA
- the LOC111900500 gene encoding zinc finger protein CONSTANS-LIKE 9, which translates to MGYQCDHCGEARSMVYCRSDAAYLCLSCDRVVHSANALSKRHSRTLVCDRCNSQPAVVRCVEEKVSLCQNCDWVGHNGSTTHSRQTLNCYSGCPSAVELSSIWSFMTELPSVIDSTCEQGIGSMSIADNSQGPSRSNNNQDVVANESNLLTGSSSVHVDDKQENVVQQVGQLNSSSSKVSHSGKKDAEACDDDDDGFYVDFNMDEVDLSIENYEELFGVGHNDPEHLFAKDGIDCLFGGAESNCHGSYAAKESSTGHGNQVQPACSNAASADSLMSCKTEPNPCYGRQHSNISFSSLTGESSAGEYQDCGASSSMLLMGEPPWFIQGGGGGGGSDQTTTAIGSRSDAVLRYREKKKMRKFEKRVRYATRKARADVRKRVKGRFVKAGDAYDYDPMSQTRSY; encoded by the exons ATGGGGTACCAATGTGATCATTGTGGGGAAGCGAGATCAATGGTGTATTGTAGATCAGATGCAGCCTACTTATGTTTATCATGTGATCGTGTTGTTCATTCTGCAAATGCTCTATCAAAACGCCATTCAAGAACACTTGTATGTGATAGATGTAATTCACAACCTGCAGTGGTTAGATGTGTAGAAGAAAAAGTCTCACTTTGTCAAAATTGTGATTGGGTTGGTCATAACGGGTCAACCACACACAGTAGACAAACATTGAATTGTTACTCGGGTTGCCCTTCGGCTGTTGAACTTTCATCTATTTGGTCGTTTATGACGGAATTGCCCTCGGTtattgattccacttgtgaacaAGGAATTGGGTCGATGAGCATTGCTGATAATAGTCAAGGACCTTCTAGAAGCAACAATAATCAAGATGTAGTTGCAAATGAATCGAATTTATTGACaggttcttcaagtgttcatgTTGATGAtaaacaggaaaatgtagttCAACAAGTTGGACAGTtgaattcttcttcatcaaag GTATCACATTCAGGGAAAAAAGATGCTGAAgcatgtgatgatgatgatgatggattCTATGTTGACTTTAATATGGATGAAGTTGACTTAAGCATTGAGAACTATGAAGAACTCTTTGGTGTAGGCCATAATGATCCTGAACATCTTTTTGCAAAAGATGGGATCGATTGTTTGTTTGGTGGAGCTGAATCAAATTGTCATGGTTCATATGCTGCCAAG GAATCATCAACTGGACATGGGAATCAAGTACAACCAGCATGCAGCAATGCAGCATCAGCCGATTCATTAATGAGCTGCAAAACAGAGCCAAATCCTTGTTATGGAAGACAACATTCAAACATCTCATTCTCAAGTCTCACAGGAGAGAGTAGTGCTGGTGAATATCAAGATTGTGGAGCTTCTTCTTCAATGCTTCTAATGGGTGAGCCACCATGGTTCATccaaggtggtggtggtggtggtggctctgATCAAACCACCACCGCTATTGGTAGCAGAAGTGATGCTGTCCTCCGTTACAGGGAAAAAAAGAAGATGAGAAA ATTTGAGAAGAGAGTAAGATATGCAACACGAAAGGCACGGGCAGATGTAAGAAAGCGTGTGAAAGGGCGATTCGTGAAAGCTGGTGATGCGTATGATTATGATCCCATGAGTCAAACTCGAAGCTACTAA